A window of the Dioscorea cayenensis subsp. rotundata cultivar TDr96_F1 chromosome 14, TDr96_F1_v2_PseudoChromosome.rev07_lg8_w22 25.fasta, whole genome shotgun sequence genome harbors these coding sequences:
- the LOC120275129 gene encoding protein WALLS ARE THIN 1-like translates to MADRKICGVPERVQLHVAMLALQFGYAGFHVVSRAALNMGISKLVFPVYRNIIAFLLLLPFAFFLEKKDRPPMTLSFILHFFVLALIGMTANQGFYLLGLDNTSPTFASAIQNSVPALTFLMAAALRIEKVKLNRRDGISKVAGTLACVFGASVITLYKGPVIFSPSKTLNHVNNVDPSPVLWLEDPKGKSWTLGCVYLVGHCLSWSGWLVLQAPVLKKYPARLSVTAYTCFFGVLQFLVIALVVERDASAWIFNSGGEVFTIFYAGFVASGIAFAVQIWCIDRGGPVFVAVYQPVQTLVVAIVASIALGEEFYLGGILGAVFIVIGLYLVLYGKSQERAFAAKEAAINTASNAEHESIRSTNPTSYKGASLTQPLLPSSSENV, encoded by the exons ATGGCAGACAGGAAGATATGTGGGGTGCCAGAGAGGGTGCAGTTACACGTTGCCATGTTAGCCTTACAATTTGGCTATGCAGGCTTCCATGTGGTCTCTCGTGCAGCTCTCAACATGGGCATTAGCAAGCTCGTCTTTCCCGTTTATCGAAACATCATCgcctttctccttctcctcccttTCGCCTTCTTCCTCGaaaa GAAGGACAGGCCTCCAATGACCTTATcattcattctccacttctttgTACTTGCTCTAATTGG gatgaCTGCAAACCAAGGTTTCTACTTGCTCGGACTCGATAACACTTCACCGACGTTTGCTTCAGCCATCCAGAACTCTGTCCCTGCTCTTACATTCCTTATGGCAGCTGCTCTCAG GATTGAGAAGGTGAAGTTAAACAGAAGGGACGGTATTTCGAAGGTGGCCGGAACACTGGCATGTGTCTTCGGTGCGTCAGTGATCACTCTCTACAAAGGGCCAGTCATCTTCTCCCCCTCAAAGACCTTGAACCATGTCAATAATGTTGATCCTTCTCCTGTGCTTTGGCTTGAGGACCCTAAAGGCAAGAGTTGGACTTTAGGGTGCGTTTATCTCGTAGGCCATTGCCTTTCTTGGTCTGGTTGGCTTGTCTTGCAGGCTCCAGTGCTTAAGAAATACCCGGCTCGCCTTTCGGTCACTGCCTATACTTGCTTCTTTGGTGTTCTTCAATTCCTCGTCATCGCTCTCGTTGTCGAGAGAGATGCTAGTGCTTGGATATTCAATTCTGGTGGCGAAGTTTTCACTATCTTCTACGCG GGTTTTGTAGCCTCTGGGATTGCATTTGCTGTTCAAATATGGTGTATTGACAGAGGTGGTCCAGTGTTTGTCGCCGTCTATCAACCGGTACAAACACTAGTCGTTGCCATTGTTGCCTCCATTGCTCTTGGGGAAGAATTTTACCTTggagg GATTCTCGGTGCTGTATTTATTGTTATCGGACTTTACTTGGTACTATATGGAAAGAGCCAAGAGAGAGCTTTTGCAGCAAAAGAGGCGGCGATCAACACCGCTTCTAATGCCGAGCATGAATCAATAAGATCGACTAATCCTACTTCATACAAGGGTGCCTCTTTAACTCAACCTTTACTTCCATCATCATCGGAGAATGTCTGA